The genomic region TACAAGGCCGTGCCCGACCTTCGCAAAGCCATCAAGGATGCGGCACCCGAAGGCATTGATGCCTATTTTGAAAATGTCGGCGGCGATCATCTCGTAGCCGCTCTCGATGTGCTCAAGCAGTTCGGGCGCATCGCCGCGTGCGGCATGATCTCGCGTTATAATGACGAGGCCCCCTCGCCCGGCCCGCACAACATGACCAATATCGTGACGAAATCCCTGATGATACGCGGCTTCATCGTCATCGAGCATTTCGACATGCAGGACGAGTTCATCAAGGACCTCTCCAGCTGGATGATGAGCGGCAAGGTGAAGAGTCGCGAGACCATCTATGAGGGCATCGAGAAAATGCCGGAGGCGTTCACCGGCCTCTTTAGCGGTGCCAATCTTGGCAAAATGCTGGTGAAGGTGTGAGCAAGGCCGATCTTCGCGCCATCAACGCCGTCAGCGAGGGCAAGCTACCCGGCCTGGTCGGCCTCGTCATCACCAATGGCGATCCGGCGCAGGTGGAAGGCTATATGGATGTGCGCGAGGATTTGCTGGCGCCCAATGGCTTCCTGCACGCTGCCAGCATCATGGCGTTGCTGGATTCCCTTTGCGGTTATGGCGCGATGGCCAACCTGCCTGAGGGGGCGATCAGCTTCACCACAGTGGAGCTGAAATCGAACTTCATGGGAACGGCCCGCGATGGCCGGGTGCGGGGCGAGGCAAAGCCGGTGCATCTCGGCCGGACAACGCAGGTCTGGGATGCCACCGCCCGGCGTGAAAGCGACGGCAAGGTGCTCGCCCTCTTCCGCTGCACGCAGATGGTGCTTTACGCGCGGTGAGCCGGTTCGCGCCGCTGGCGCAATAGCCGTCCCAGAACGAAACCGCCCACCACCGCGCCCGTCAGGGCCGACAGGGTGGGGCTGGAGAACAGGGCTTCAAACCCCGCATAGCTCAAAACAGCCACGCTGACCGCCAGGCCGGTCGCGGCGACAATGTTCAGGAATGAGGCGCGTTTGGGTTCCATGCTTTCCGTAACGCAAACACCGGGCCAGATTTCAAGCTTTTGTTTACCATATGGATCGGATCAATGGCAGATGTCTGCGTAAAACCTGCCGACTCCCCTGTATTTCCTTGCTATGCCTTATGAGAATCGCGATTGATTCATCCGTCCAATGAACGGCCAACCCTGCCGCTTGCGGCTGGCGAGGCGTCAAACAACCGGGGGGAACCCTCATGAACAAAGCAGAACTCGCCAAAGCCATCTCCGACAAAGCTGGCATAACCCGCGCCCAGGCCGGCGACGCCATCGACACATTTGTCGATTCCATCGTCGCCTCGGCCAAGAAAGGCGACACGGTTCAGCTCGCCGGTTTCGGCACTTTCCACGCCAAGCACCGCGAAGCGCGTGAAGTCCGCAATCCGCGTACGGGCGAAAAAATGACCTCCAAGGCCAAGACCTCGCTGGCGTTCCGCCCGGCGTCTGCCCTGAAGGACATCTAAGGGAATTCTTGTGTCCCGCCCTATATCGGACGGAACGCAACCCCTTCATGAAAACGCCGCCGGGCAACCGGCGGCGTTTTTGTTTGCGCGCTTCGCCGCCGGCTGTCCTTCACCCGGAGGCGCAAGCGCAAGCCCTGAAGACGAAAAAGGCCCCGTCCTGACCGAACGGGGCCTTCATGCACGTCTTGAAAAGCCAGCCTAGAACGGCGCGCTCAGCATCACATAGCCATAGACCGGGTCAGAGCTGGCAGCAGCACCGGGAGCGGTGCGGGCAAACTCACCGCGGAACAGCACCATCGTACCGGCTTCGATCTGCAACCGGTCAGGCTTCAGCCAATAGGTGCCGCGCACTTCAGCCAGCGTACCGATACGGCTGCCGGACTGGCCGACCGTATCGCGCAGGCCCGCCACACGCCAGCGGTCCGTGTCCGAGGCCAGACGCGATTCCTGTACCTGGACCACAATCGCCGCCGGACCTTCACGCAGATCAAGGCGCGGGCCGAACGCGATCAGGTTTTCGCGGAAATGGGTGAAGGACAGCCCCGTCGTGCCGAAATCGCCCCGGCGGCCGCCAAACATCGGGTTGAACCGGTTCCAGCGCGCATCTGCCGGATTGTCATCGCCAGTGGCGTAGACGAGCTGCGCGGACAGGCGCGGGCTCCAGGCCGCATCGAAGGTGTAGCCGGCGGCGGCGTGGGCCGACCAGGCGCGCACATCCAGCGTATTGCCGCCCACAGGCTGGTCGCCCGTCTGGCCCATGATCTCCAGATCGAAATCATACTGACCAGCCGCGCGCGGACGGGTCAGGCGCAGGCCCGGCGTGAGCAGATCCGCGCCATTCTCCTCGTTCAGGCCGAACAGATAGGCTTCAAGGCGCAGATTGTTTGGAAGCCCCGTGCGGGTGAGATGCACGCCCCAGAAGCGCGTGCCCCATTCAGCTTCGTCAATCTGGGCTGTGTTGTTTTCCAGCGCATTGCGGTCACCGGGGCGGATACGCACCGGCGCGGTGTAGAACACGTCGGCTGCCCAGTTTTCCGCCGGAGAGAAGCGTGCGCGCACGCCTTCAAAATTGTTCGGCGAGTTGCGGAAGCCCTGCTCGGTCGCCAGACGGCCCGAACCGGCATTCATCACGAAACGGCCGGCCTGGATCGTGCCGCCCTCCACGGGAATGCGCACATACGCCTGTAAAAGCTCGGCAGCGTTCACCGAACCGTTGGGGATGACCGAACCGCTATCGGTCAGCCAGGCGCGCGCGTCGAGGAATTCACCGCCGAAGACGACGCGCCCCGCATCATACTCACCGTGAATGCGCACGCGGCTGGAGAGCATCTGGTCAGAGCCCTCACTGCCCGCACGGAAAAGATCGCTCAGCGATTCATAGCGGATGCGGGCAGAGCCCTTGAGCGTGAAGGGCGAAACGCCTTCATCAGAGGCCGCGGCCACGGCCGGAGCGGATACAGTCATCATCAGGCCGGAAAGGCCGGCAACAAGAAAACGTTTCATGGAACACCCGGAAGAGAGGAACAAATCGGGTGCCAATACACGCCAGAAAGTTGACTTTACGCTTAACCATGTTGCGCAAGGCGCGAACAGACGGCGCTAGAACCGCGTGGAGACCGCCAGATAACCGTAAACCGGATTGGCGGCATCCGGAGCGCCGGGCGCCTCGCGCGCGAACCGGCCCTTTAGAAGCGTCGCGGCGCCAAACTCGATATCGAGCCTGCGCTCAGGCAGGGCGCGCCAGCGCACGCGTGCATCCACCACCTGCCCCACATGACGGCCAGAGGCACCTGTTTCATCGCGTAGACGCCCGCGCACCCACTGGTCGGTTGCCGAAGCCAGACGCACATCCTGCACCAGCAGATGGGCCCTCACCGGCCCCTCACGTACCTGCAGGCGCGCGCCGGTGATAATCATGTTCTGGCGCGATAGCGGGCCGAAAATGCCGGTATGGCCGAAATCGCTGCCCCGCCCGCCAAACAGCGGATTGAACCGGTTCCACTCCCCGTCCCCCGCCACATCATCGCCGCTGGCCCAGGCCGTCTGCACGGAGAGGCGCGGCGCCCAGCGTGTATCGAAGGTGTAGCCGGCTGCAATATGGGTACTCGCCGCGCGCACATCCTCGCGCACGCCGCCAGTAACGGCATGACCCGTCTGGCCGATCAGCTCTGCCTCGAAATCGGCCCGGCCCGGCGCCGCTTCACGCCACAGCCTTGCGCCCGGCGTGTAAAGCCGCGTGCCATCGGCCCGGTCCAGCACAAAGAGATAGGCTTGCGCATTGAGGTTCTCAGCCAAGCCGGTGCGGGTGAGATGCGCGCCCATGAAGCGCGTGTCCCAGTCGGCGCGGTCAAACCCTTGGGCATTGCGGCGCAGACTCGCCTGATCGGACGGGCGGCGCTCCACCGGCGCGGTGACAAAGCCCAGAAACTGCCAGTTCTCACCCGGAGAAACGTGCAGCTGCACGCCTTCAAAATTGTCCGGCACGTTGGAAAACGAGCTGGCATCGGCAAGCCGCTTCGACCCTATCGGCATGATGAAGCGCCCGGCGCGCACGCTCACCCGCTCGCCCAGCGGAAGATCAAGATAAGCCTGGTAGATATCGAGCGCGTTGACGGCGCTGGTGGCGACAATCGAGCCATCATCAGCCAACGCGCCGCGCGCATCGATCAGCTCCACCACGCCCGTTGCCTGCCCCATCCGGGCATCGGCGCGCAAGAATATCTGGCTGGACAGGAACTGGTCAGAGCCCTCCAGCCCGGCCCGGAAGGGCGCGCTGACCGTCTCGTAGCGCACCCGGACAGAGCCGGAGAAATTCACCTCGAAATCTGGTGCTTGAGCCTGCGGAGCCGATGCGTCCTCCGCCAGCGCCATGGCCTGGCCGGCAGCAATCACAAACGCGCCCGCCAGGGCGGTGAGCCATCGTCCCGGTCTGGTCTGCATGTCGCCTGTCCCGCTGCCAGACGGCCCGCGCTGTTACAAAAACATCGCAAAACCGTCACAAACGGAACCCGCACTAACGCAATCACAGACAGGGTCAAGCCCGGTGGTCAGAACACGGAAGGTTGACCCGCAGCGGCCAGGGGCAGACTGCGGGCGGTAGAAAACGTTGGCGTAAAAGGCGCGGGCCGGCTCAGTGCAGGCCGAGGAAAGTAAAGGCCGGGGCCGGTTCAAACTGTCCGGACACCTCGCCCGAGAAGGTACGGGCCTGATCGGGGCCCAGCATCAGGGCTCTCGCCCCGCTCCCTTCGGCGAAATCTATCCGCTTGAGATCTACCCAGAACACGTTCGGCGACAGGGCGGATTCAAAATAATAGAGCTGGTCCTTGTGATCGACGAGCGTGCGCCAGCGCGTGGACGAGATATTGGGCTGGTCCTCGGTTGTGATCCCGTAGGGAACCGACACATTGCGGATCACGCCAAACATGCTGGCCGTCGCATCGCGCCGGTCCTCAGTCTGCGGAATCGCGTTCACGTAGAAGCTGGCGCGGGCGAACCTGTCAGCGGTCCGGTTCGTCCCCGGCAGCATGACCGTACCGCCAATCTCGCTCCAGTACTCGGCCAGCGCCAATTGCCGGTCGAAGGTTGGCGAGTTGGTCATCACCTGATAGTCGCGGCTATGATGAATAATGAGCTCGCCGCCGACATACTCGAAAATCGCGCTATCGCCTGTGGCATCCGACATTGAAAGATGAAGCGTCGCCAGCCGGTCTTCGCCCGGCATGGCATCACTGACCACCACATATTCCCCGCGCCGCGCGTCCTCGACGGCCTCGGCCACGGTGGCAAAATTGTCGAGCATGTATTGCGCCCACAACGAGATCGCGAGACCGGGCGCGCCGGTGCCATCCCACTGCGCATATTCCGATTCAACAAGCCAGAGCAGGTTGGCCGACAGACCGGCCTCGTTAAGGCCATCCGCGCTGGCAATGTCGTAGGCAGTCGCAACGACGCTGCCATAGCGCGCGGTCCATTGCAGGGAGTTGTCGCCGGTCTCGCCATTGCGCTCCACACCGCGCGGCAGGATCCAGAGATTGCTGCCAATATCGGTGCGCCAGTCCATGGAGCGGGCCGTGATGATGCGCCCTTCAGGCCCCAGATAGACCACGCGGGTGCACGCTTCGGCCGCCGCCACACCAAAAGCCAGCATGGCCGCGCCGGCCAGTGCCTTGAGTTTCAGTTTCATGTCTTGACCCTCCGCCCCGACAGACGACCCTAAACCTAAGAGTCAAACTAGTGCTGTGGCAGGCCAAGGCAACGTGAATTCAGGGTTTGGTTACCAGAAACCGAACCTCACCAACCCCGCCTCTATTCCGCAGCCTCTCGCATCACCGCAGCGGGCTTTAGCGCATCGGCAATCTGGAACGCCATTTCAAGGGCTTGATCGGCATTCAGACGCGGATCGCAATGGGTGTGGTAGCGGCTGGAAAGGTCAGCTTCGGACAGATGCCCTGCCCCGCCCACGCACTCGGTCACGTCCTGTCCGGTCATCTCGAAATGCACGCCGCCGGGCTCCGCACCCTCGCTGCGCACCACCTCGATAAAGCTCTTGAGCTCGGAGAGGATGTGGTCGAACGCCCTTGTTTTATAACCGTTTCCTGCCTTGATCGTATTACCGTGCATCGGGTCGCAAGACCAGACAACATTGCGCCCCTCGGCCACGACCTTGCGCACCAGGGGCGGCAGGCCCTTCTCGACCTTGCCAGCGCCCATGCGGGCATAGAGCACAAGGCGGCCTGCCTCGTTACGTGGGTTAAGAATGTCAATAAGTTCAATGAGTTCGTCCGGATCGAGCGTCGGGCCGCATTTGAGCCCGATCGGGTTTTCAACCCCGCGGCAATACTCGATATGCGCCCCGTCCGGCTGGCGGGTTCTATCCCCGATCCAGATCAGGTGGGCAGACGTGCCATACCAGCGCCCGGACTGCGTCTCCATCCGGGTCATCGCCTCCTCGAACGGCAGGTGCAGCGCTTCGTGAGACGTATAAAAATCAACACCTTCCAGCGAGGGCGCAGCATCGGCTGTCACCCCGCAAGCGCGCATGAAGGACAGCGCCTCGGTGATGCGGTCGGCGTATTCCTGATAGCGCTCGCCGGCCGGACTATCCGACAGGAAGTCCAGCGTCCACTGGTGCACATTGTGCAGATCGGCATAGCCGCCAGAGGCCAGGGCGCGCAGGAGATTGAGCGTCGAAGCCGACTGGTCATAGGCGCGCACCAGCCGCGCCGGATCAGGCACGCGCCCCTCCGGTGTGAACGCCATATCATTAATGGAATCACCGCGATAGGACGGCAACTCAATGCCGTCTATCACCTCGGTATCGCTGGAGCGCGGCTTGGAGAACTGGCCGGCTATCCGCCCGACTTTGACCACCGGTTTTGCAGCTGCGAAGGTCATCACCACCGCCATCTGCAAAAGCACGCGGAATGTATCGCGCACATTTCCGGCGGAGAACTCCTTGAAACTTTCCGCGCAATCCCCGCCCTGCAGCAGGAATGCCTGGCCCGAGGCGACATTGGCCAGCTGGCGGCGCAAGCGGCGTATCTCGCCGGCAAACACCAGCGGGGGACGGCGCGACAGCTCCGCCTCGACCGCTGCCAGCGCGGCCGCGTCAGGATAGTTCGGCAGCTGCAGAGCGGTCTTCGATCTCCAGCTTGACGGGTTCCATCCACTCATGGCGCTACACTTTCAGTTCGGGCGGGGTCCATTTTTCCCGCATGGTTACAAGCTCTTCGGCGACGGTTGGATGCACCGCGCAGGTGGCATCAAACTGCGCCTTGGTCAGCCCGGCCTTTACGGCAATGCCGACAGCCTGGATGATCTCGGGCGCATCATCGCCTACAATATGCACGCCGAGAACCCTCTCCGTACCGCGCTGCACAATGATCTTCATCAGCATGCGCTCCGGGTTCGGCCCCAGCATGCCCTTCATTGGCCGGAAAACGCTTTTATAAACATCGACATCGCCAAATTCGGCGCGGGCCTCAGCCTCGCTCAAACCCACCGTGCCGACGGGCGGCTGGGTGAAGACGGCGCTGGCGATATTGGCGTGGTCATAGGCGGTTGGATTGTCACCAAAAGCGGTCTCGGCAAAGCAGATCGCCTCGCGGATGGCCACCGGCGTCAAATTCACCCGGTCGGTCACATCGCCCACCGCATAGATGTGAGGCACGTTGGTGCGCGAGTACTCATCCACTTTCACCACGCCGCGCGCGCCGGTCTCTACGCCGGCCTTCTCCAGGCCCAGCCCCTTGGTGTGCGGATCACGGCCAATCGCGAAAACCACCTCATCTACAACGACTTGGTCGCCATTCTTCAGATGTGCCGTCCTGGTACCATCGCCATTATCGGCAATCTTTTCAAACACGGTGTGGGTGATGACGCGCACGCCGGCGGCTTTCAGCCCCTCATGGACGAACTCGCGCACATCGTTGTCAAACCCGCGAAGCACCGTATCGCCGCGATAGACCAGCGTCACCTCAACGCCCATCCCGGCGAAGACTTGCGCAAACTCGCACGCGATATAGCCGCCGCCCGCGATCAGCATGGATTTGGGCAGGCGTTTCAGGTGGAAGAGCTCATCGGAGGTGATAGCGACCTCAGCCCCCTCCAGCCCCTCATGCACATTGGGTCTTCCCCCAGTTGCGATGAGGATAGTTTTTGCGCTTATCCGCCGTCCGGAGGGTTGGAGCTCCAGGGTGTGGTCATCGATGAATTCGGCGCGCTCGGAGATCAGTTCCACGCCCGCATTGGCCAAATTCTTCGCATAAATGCCGGATAGTCTGTCCACCTCCGCATTCATCGCGTCGCGGAATTTCGGCCAGTCAAATTGCGGGCGTTCAACGCTCCAGCCATACCCCTTCGCCAGCTCGAATTGCTTTTTGAAGCCAGAGGCATAGACCATGAACTTCTTCGGCACGCAGCCGCGTATCACGCAGGTGCCGCCGGGCCGGTGTTCCTCGGCGACGGCCACTTTATGCCCCTTCATGGCCACCAGGCGCGAGGCTCTTACCCCGCCTGAACCGGCCCCGATGGTGAAGAGATCATAGTCGAAATCGGCCATGGGTATGAATGCCCCGTTTTATAGGTTCGAAAGCCCCGAAAGTGGGTACGCGCACCCCCGATTTATAGGTTCGTACGGCCCATTTTCACATGTGGCAAAACCGCCACAGAATGGGGGAGCGCCAGGGGACATGATTTATCCCCGCAATCTGTCCGCGCTTTGGGGTGGAGATGAAAATACCCTCGTCATTCCAGAAGCGGCGTCAGCCGCTATCTGGAACCCAGCTTTTCGCCTGAATGTCTGGGTTCCGGGTCTCGCCTGCGGCTCGCCCGGAATGACGAGGTGAGTAGGTCCTCGCCCTTAATCTCTGGATGCCCGCCTGCGCGGGCATGACGAGTTACGGGCGTTGGCTGCTTGGCCGGGGCCATATCTGTCGCCGCAGCTTGCTGGGCTTTATGGGTCTCCCGTCGGGGCGGGAGACCCCGGTGGAGAGGTCAGTGGTCAAGCTGGCAGGTCATTCGAGAAGGCAAACTCTCCGGGGTCTCCCGCCCCGACGGGAGACCCAGAAAAAGGTTGCCGACGCTTCCGCCCTTTTCGCGTTTCACCGGCGATAAGCCGGTGCCCAGTCCTTTTCTGGATCCCGGCTTCCGCCGGGAAAACGCCGGGTGTGAGTTTGAACTTTGAAGTCTTGGGTCTCCCGTCGGGGCGGGAGACCCCGGTGGAGAGGTCTACCGGCAAAAATGCAATCCCCTCCCCCTGCATCATCACTGGCCATAAGGCCCGCCCGCCTGTATGAGGGCGCGCGAAAAGAACACTTAACTCCCCAAGACGTCAGGAACACCTCCATGACCTTCCCGGTCGAGAAACTGCGCAATATCGCCATCGTCGCCCACGTCGACCACGGCAAGACCACCCTTGTTGACAAGCTGCTGCGCCAGTCCGGCACGCTGGGCACGCGCGGCGAAGAAGTCGAAAGGGTGATGGATTCCAACGATCTGGAAAAAGAGCGCGGCATCACCATCCTGGCCAAGAACACCGCCGTCACCTGGGGCGACTGGCGCATCAACATTGTCGACACGCCCGGCCACGCCGATTTTGGCGGCGAGGTGGAGCGCGTCCTGTCCATGGTCGATTCGGTGCTGCTGCTGGTCGATGCGGTGGACGGCCCGATGCCGCAGACCACTTTCGTGACGAAAAAAGCGCTGGCGCTGGGCCTGAAACCCATCGTGGTCATCAACAAGATCGACCGGCCGAGCGCGCGCCCGGACTGGGTGGTGGACCAGACCTTCGATCTGTTTGACCGCCTCGGCGCGAATGACGAGCAGATGGACTTTCCGGTCGTCTACGCCTCCGCCCTGCAGGGCTTTGCCACGCTCGATCCGAACACCCAGACCGACAATATGGACGCGCTCTTCCAGACCATTGTGGAGCGCGTCTCACACCCGGACGTGGACCGCGACGGCCCGCTCCAGCTGCAGGTCTCGGCGCTCGATTACTCCAGCTATACCGGCGTGATCGGCATTGGCCGCATTCGGCGCGGCAAGCTGGCGCGCAACCAGCAGGTCGCGATTGCGGGCGCGGACGGCAAGACGCGCAAAGGCAAGGTGCTGCAGGTGTTCGGCTTCCACGGGCTGGAGCGCGTGGAGATGGACAGCGCCAGCGCGGGCGACATCATCACCTTCTCCGGCATTGATCCGCTCAATATTTCCGACACGCTGTGCGACCCGGAGCATGTGGAGGCGCTACCCGCCCTGGTGGTCGATGAGCCGACCATCTCGATGACCTTCCAGGTGAACGACTCTCCCTTTGCGGGCCGCGAAGGCAAGTTCGTCACCTCGCGCAACATCAAGGAGCGGCTGGACCGCGAGCTGATCCACAATGTGGCGCTGCGCGTGGTGCAGCTGGACGATGCCGATAAGTTCAAGGTGTCGGGCCGGGGCGAACTCCACCTGTCCATCCTGATCGAGACCATGCGCCGCGAAGGCTTTGAGCTGGCCGTCGGCCGCCCCGAAGTCATCACGAAAATGGTCGATGGCGTGGAGAGCGAGCCCTACGAGAACCTCACCATCGATGTGGAGGAAATCCACCAGGGCGGCGTGATGGAGCGCCTCGGCTCACGCAAGGCCGAGATGAAGAACATGGTGCCGGACGGCAATGGCCGGGTGCGCCTGGACTATATCGTTCCCACGCGCGGCCTCATTGGCTTCCGCTCTGAATTCCTGACCCTGACGCAAGGCTCCGGCCTGATGTTCCACAGCTTTGACCATTACGGGCCGAAGCAGGCGGGCGATGTCGGCCAGCGGCCCAAGGGCGCGATCATCTCCATGGAGACCGGCAAGGCACTGGCCTATGCGTTGTGGAATATCCAGGAGCGCGGCAAGCTCTTCATCGGCCACGCCACCGAAGTCTATGAGGGCATGATTATCGGTCTGAACTCCCGCGAGGAGGACATGATCGTGAACCCGCTTAAAGGAAAGAAGCTGACCAATATCCGCGCCGCCGGGGCCGACGAGGCCGTGGTCCTCGTCCCGCCCATCCGCGTGACGCTGGAATACGCGCTGGAGTTCATCAATGATGATGAGCTGGTCGAGGTGACGCCGCAATCGATCCGTATCCGCAAGAAATTGCTGCTGGAGCACGAGCGCAAAAAGGCCAGCCGCGAGAAGGCTTGATTTTTTGGGGTCGCAACGCGTCCGCGTTGCGATGTTCCGCGCACGAGCACGGGCGCGCGTTCGCGCTTGCGGCGCTGCGCGCCGAAATCCCTTTCCTCGTCATTCCGGGCGAGCGATGAGCGAGACCCGGAACCCAGTTTTTTTTGAATATGCTGGGTTCCGGATAAGCGCTTCGCGCTTTCCGGAATGACGAAGTCAGAGGGCTAACCCCGCTCGATCAGGCACGCGTCGCCATAGGAAAAGAAGCGGTAATTCTGCTCAATCGCGTGCGAATAGGCGGTGCGCATCACATCCAGCCTCGCCAGCGCGCTGACCAGCATGAAAAGGGTGGACTTTGGCAGGTGGAAATTGGTCAGCAGCGCCTCGGTTACCCGGAACGAATAGCCCGGCGTGATGAAGATAGCCGTTTCGGCGCTGCCCGCCCTCACCCGGCCCTCACGGTCGGCTGCGCTTTCCAGCGTGCGCAGCGCCGTGGTGCCGACCGGGATGATGCGCCGACCCTGATCCCGCGCGGTATTGATGGCCGTCGCGGCCTCCTCGCTGATCTCATACCATTCAGCATGCATGATATGCTCTGTGACGTTCTCCGTCTTCACCGGCAGGAAGGTGCCTGCGCCCACGTGAAGGGTCAGCTGGGTCGTCGCCACGCCCCTCGCCTCCAGCGCGGCGAACAAGCGGTCGGTGAAGTGCAATCCGGCGGTCGGCGCAGCGACAGAGCCCTTGCGGGCGGGGTCTGAGAACAATGTCTGGTAATCGGCGCGATCCTGAGCATCCGCACCGCGTTTCGAGGCGATGTAAGGGGGTAGTGGCGGGTTGCCCGCGCTTTCAAGTGCCACATCAAGCTCTGAGCCTGACACGTTGAATTGCATGGTGATATCGCCGCCATCGGACTTGGCGGTGACGATGCCAGACAGGCCGCCACTGAAATGAAGTTCATCACCCTCGCGCACGCGCTTGGCGGGCCGGGCAAAGGCGCGCCAGCTGTCCTCGCTCACGCGGGTATGCAGGTTCAGCTCGATGCGGGCCGGGCCGCCACCGCCAACCGCGCGCGCCGGCCGCTCCCCGGTCAGCGCCGCCGGGATGACGCTGGTATTGTTGAGCACCAGCAGATCGCCGGGCTGCAACAGCGCTGGCAGGTCCAGCATGGTGTGATCGCCCAGCGCCCCGCCCTGGCCCACATGTAACAGGCGCGCCGCGTCCCTCGGCCGGGCGGGCCTCAGCGCAATGCGGTCCTCTGGCAGGTGGAAATCAAAGTCGGAGAGTTTCATGGGGTGGCC from Glycocaulis abyssi harbors:
- a CDS encoding PaaI family thioesterase, with protein sequence MSKADLRAINAVSEGKLPGLVGLVITNGDPAQVEGYMDVREDLLAPNGFLHAASIMALLDSLCGYGAMANLPEGAISFTTVELKSNFMGTARDGRVRGEAKPVHLGRTTQVWDATARRESDGKVLALFRCTQMVLYAR
- a CDS encoding HU family DNA-binding protein, with translation MNKAELAKAISDKAGITRAQAGDAIDTFVDSIVASAKKGDTVQLAGFGTFHAKHREAREVRNPRTGEKMTSKAKTSLAFRPASALKDI
- a CDS encoding alginate export family protein, producing MKRFLVAGLSGLMMTVSAPAVAAASDEGVSPFTLKGSARIRYESLSDLFRAGSEGSDQMLSSRVRIHGEYDAGRVVFGGEFLDARAWLTDSGSVIPNGSVNAAELLQAYVRIPVEGGTIQAGRFVMNAGSGRLATEQGFRNSPNNFEGVRARFSPAENWAADVFYTAPVRIRPGDRNALENNTAQIDEAEWGTRFWGVHLTRTGLPNNLRLEAYLFGLNEENGADLLTPGLRLTRPRAAGQYDFDLEIMGQTGDQPVGGNTLDVRAWSAHAAAGYTFDAAWSPRLSAQLVYATGDDNPADARWNRFNPMFGGRRGDFGTTGLSFTHFRENLIAFGPRLDLREGPAAIVVQVQESRLASDTDRWRVAGLRDTVGQSGSRIGTLAEVRGTYWLKPDRLQIEAGTMVLFRGEFARTAPGAAASSDPVYGYVMLSAPF
- a CDS encoding alginate export family protein codes for the protein MQTRPGRWLTALAGAFVIAAGQAMALAEDASAPQAQAPDFEVNFSGSVRVRYETVSAPFRAGLEGSDQFLSSQIFLRADARMGQATGVVELIDARGALADDGSIVATSAVNALDIYQAYLDLPLGERVSVRAGRFIMPIGSKRLADASSFSNVPDNFEGVQLHVSPGENWQFLGFVTAPVERRPSDQASLRRNAQGFDRADWDTRFMGAHLTRTGLAENLNAQAYLFVLDRADGTRLYTPGARLWREAAPGRADFEAELIGQTGHAVTGGVREDVRAASTHIAAGYTFDTRWAPRLSVQTAWASGDDVAGDGEWNRFNPLFGGRGSDFGHTGIFGPLSRQNMIITGARLQVREGPVRAHLLVQDVRLASATDQWVRGRLRDETGASGRHVGQVVDARVRWRALPERRLDIEFGAATLLKGRFAREAPGAPDAANPVYGYLAVSTRF
- a CDS encoding linear amide C-N hydrolase, translated to MLAFGVAAAEACTRVVYLGPEGRIITARSMDWRTDIGSNLWILPRGVERNGETGDNSLQWTARYGSVVATAYDIASADGLNEAGLSANLLWLVESEYAQWDGTGAPGLAISLWAQYMLDNFATVAEAVEDARRGEYVVVSDAMPGEDRLATLHLSMSDATGDSAIFEYVGGELIIHHSRDYQVMTNSPTFDRQLALAEYWSEIGGTVMLPGTNRTADRFARASFYVNAIPQTEDRRDATASMFGVIRNVSVPYGITTEDQPNISSTRWRTLVDHKDQLYYFESALSPNVFWVDLKRIDFAEGSGARALMLGPDQARTFSGEVSGQFEPAPAFTFLGLH
- a CDS encoding class II 3-deoxy-7-phosphoheptulonate synthase — its product is MSGWNPSSWRSKTALQLPNYPDAAALAAVEAELSRRPPLVFAGEIRRLRRQLANVASGQAFLLQGGDCAESFKEFSAGNVRDTFRVLLQMAVVMTFAAAKPVVKVGRIAGQFSKPRSSDTEVIDGIELPSYRGDSINDMAFTPEGRVPDPARLVRAYDQSASTLNLLRALASGGYADLHNVHQWTLDFLSDSPAGERYQEYADRITEALSFMRACGVTADAAPSLEGVDFYTSHEALHLPFEEAMTRMETQSGRWYGTSAHLIWIGDRTRQPDGAHIEYCRGVENPIGLKCGPTLDPDELIELIDILNPRNEAGRLVLYARMGAGKVEKGLPPLVRKVVAEGRNVVWSCDPMHGNTIKAGNGYKTRAFDHILSELKSFIEVVRSEGAEPGGVHFEMTGQDVTECVGGAGHLSEADLSSRYHTHCDPRLNADQALEMAFQIADALKPAAVMREAAE
- the gor gene encoding glutathione-disulfide reductase; this translates as MADFDYDLFTIGAGSGGVRASRLVAMKGHKVAVAEEHRPGGTCVIRGCVPKKFMVYASGFKKQFELAKGYGWSVERPQFDWPKFRDAMNAEVDRLSGIYAKNLANAGVELISERAEFIDDHTLELQPSGRRISAKTILIATGGRPNVHEGLEGAEVAITSDELFHLKRLPKSMLIAGGGYIACEFAQVFAGMGVEVTLVYRGDTVLRGFDNDVREFVHEGLKAAGVRVITHTVFEKIADNGDGTRTAHLKNGDQVVVDEVVFAIGRDPHTKGLGLEKAGVETGARGVVKVDEYSRTNVPHIYAVGDVTDRVNLTPVAIREAICFAETAFGDNPTAYDHANIASAVFTQPPVGTVGLSEAEARAEFGDVDVYKSVFRPMKGMLGPNPERMLMKIIVQRGTERVLGVHIVGDDAPEIIQAVGIAVKAGLTKAQFDATCAVHPTVAEELVTMREKWTPPELKV
- the typA gene encoding translational GTPase TypA — its product is MTFPVEKLRNIAIVAHVDHGKTTLVDKLLRQSGTLGTRGEEVERVMDSNDLEKERGITILAKNTAVTWGDWRINIVDTPGHADFGGEVERVLSMVDSVLLLVDAVDGPMPQTTFVTKKALALGLKPIVVINKIDRPSARPDWVVDQTFDLFDRLGANDEQMDFPVVYASALQGFATLDPNTQTDNMDALFQTIVERVSHPDVDRDGPLQLQVSALDYSSYTGVIGIGRIRRGKLARNQQVAIAGADGKTRKGKVLQVFGFHGLERVEMDSASAGDIITFSGIDPLNISDTLCDPEHVEALPALVVDEPTISMTFQVNDSPFAGREGKFVTSRNIKERLDRELIHNVALRVVQLDDADKFKVSGRGELHLSILIETMRREGFELAVGRPEVITKMVDGVESEPYENLTIDVEEIHQGGVMERLGSRKAEMKNMVPDGNGRVRLDYIVPTRGLIGFRSEFLTLTQGSGLMFHSFDHYGPKQAGDVGQRPKGAIISMETGKALAYALWNIQERGKLFIGHATEVYEGMIIGLNSREEDMIVNPLKGKKLTNIRAAGADEAVVLVPPIRVTLEYALEFINDDELVEVTPQSIRIRKKLLLEHERKKASREKA